A section of the Mycteria americana isolate JAX WOST 10 ecotype Jacksonville Zoo and Gardens chromosome 19, USCA_MyAme_1.0, whole genome shotgun sequence genome encodes:
- the LOC142418810 gene encoding uncharacterized protein LOC142418810 produces the protein MKASLLLVLVCVAVLAAGARADTPGEPEALVRKVQEFAQKATAMAKTAFGTVQESEAAQQARCPRAPPPARAPGPAAPPPAGEPGRSPALSPLPLQAVAGGQRRAGEAAAGLAEGAAGGALDADAGRVAPPGAGRGPAGPGSPRLPTPRGGSRNKAALKQTAVVASLGGRRGGARAGGGEEGPGRMPAPGCCSLPPAPGRHAAAPGRRGPSPRGERRVPPPHAHVPGAAGAGLPPSSIHCKD, from the exons ATGAAGGCGTCGCTCCTGCTCGTCCTCGTCTGCGTGGCCGTCCTGGCGGCGGGAGCAA GGGCCGACACGCCCGGGGAGCCGGAGGCGCTGGTGAGGAAGGTGCAGGAGTTCGCCCAGAAGGCCACGGCCATGGCCAAGACCGCCTTCGGCACGGTGCAGGAGTCGGAGGCGGCTCAGCAGGCCAggtgcccccgcgcccccccgccggcccgggcgcccggccccgccgccccgccgcccgcagggGAGCCCGGCCGGAGCCCCGCTCTGAGCCCCCTCCCCTTGCAGGCGGTGGCTGGCGGACAACGCCGAGCTGGTGAAGCGGCGGCTGGCCTGGCTGAAGGAGCGGCTGGCGGAGCTCTGGACGCGGACGCCGGCCGCGTAGCCCCGccgggggccggccgggggccggccgggccggggtccccccggctCCCCACCCCGCGTGGCGGTTCTCGCAATAAAGCAGCGCTGAAGCAGACGGCTGTGGTGGCCTCTCTGGGGGGGCGGCGAGGAGGAGCGCGCGCcggggggggtgaggaggggccGGGACGGATGCCCGCGCCGGGGTGCTGCTCCCTCCCGCCAGCGCCGGGGCGGCacgcggccgcgccggggcgcCGGGGCCCCTCGCCGCGGGGCGAGCGCCGCGTGCCGCCGCCCCACGCGCAcgtgcccggggcggcgggagccgg GCTGCCCCCCTCCAGCATCCACTGCAAAGACTGA
- the APOA1 gene encoding apolipoprotein A-I → MRAVVVALALLCLTGTQARSFWQHDEPQQPLERLRDMVDVYLETVKTSGRDAIAQLESSAVGKQLDLKLTSSLDTLAAAVTKLREDMAPYYKEVREMWLKDTEALRQELTKDLEDVKEKIRPLLDQFTAKWTEELEQYRQRLAPVAQELKELTKQKMELIHEKLTPVAEEARDRLRGHVEELRNNLAPYSDELRQKLSQKLEEIREKGIPQAAEYQAKVVEHLRNLREKMTPLMQDFKERLTPFAENVKTRFITLLDDIQKSMA, encoded by the exons ATGAGAGCCGTGGTGGTGGCCCtcgccctgctctgcctgacgG GCACCCAGGCCCGCTCCTTCTGGCAGCACGATGAACCCCAGCAGCCCCTGGAGCGCCTGCGGGACATGGTGGACGTGTACCTGGAGACGGTGAAGACCAGCGGCAGGGATGCCATCGCCCAGCTGGAGTCCTCCGCCGTGGGCAAACAGCTGGA CCTGAAGCTGACCAGCAGCCTGGACACGCTGGCTGCGGCCGTCACCAAGCTGCGGGAGGACATGGCCCCCTACTACAAGGAGGTGCGGGAGATGTGGCTGAAGGACACGGAGGCCCTGCGCCAGGAGCTGACCAAGGACCTGGAAGACGTGAAGGAGAAGATCCGGCCCCTCCTGGACCAGTTCACTGCCAAGTGGacggaggagctggagcagtACCGCCAGCGCCTGGCGCCCGTGGCccaggagctgaaggagctgaCCAAGCAGAAGATGGAGCTGATACACGAGAAGCTGACCCCGGTGGCCGAGGAGGCGCGGGACCGCCTGCGCGGGCACGTGGAGGAGCTGCGCAATAACCTGGCACCCTACAGCGACGAGCTGCGGCAGAAGCTGAGCCAGAAGCTGGAGGAGATCCGGGAGAAGGGCATCCCCCAGGCTGCCGAGTACCAGGCCAAGGTGGTGGAGCACCTCAGGAACCTGCGCGAGAAGATGACGCCCCTGATGCAGGACTTCAAGGAGCGCCTCACCCCCTTCGCCGAGAACGTCAAGACCCGCTTCATCACCTTGCTGGACGACATCCAGAAGAGCATGGCCTGA